In a single window of the Necator americanus strain Aroian chromosome X, whole genome shotgun sequence genome:
- a CDS encoding hypothetical protein (NECATOR_CHRX.G25786.T1) has protein sequence MLKGLTPAFFSPEEQRKRLKRESRELMTSMVPLQLCEVRLFTQFNRITAVVTVIRHAPRCMIPFSQYVGFLFESNLRICVDSDNDQLLALTSTH, from the coding sequence atGTTAAAAGGGCTGACCCCTGCCTTTTTttcgcctgaagagcagcgcaaacgCCTGAAGAGAGAGTCACGTGAGCTGATGACGTCGATGGTTCCTCTTCAGCTATGTGAGGTCCGTCTGTTCACACAATTTAACCGAATAACGGCAGTAGTCACCGTTATTCGACATGCGCCTCGCTGTATGATACCGTTTTCCCAGTACGTCGGATTTCTGTTCGAGTCCAATCTTCGCAtatgcgtcgattccgacaatgatcAGCTGCTGGCTttgacatcaacgcattga